One Mycobacterium paraseoulense genomic window, CAGCAGCGCAACGTCGTCTTCGTCGGTCCGGACCGGATCGATCGGCTGGCCGCCGAGCAGTTGCTCGATTGTCAGCACTCGGGTACCCAGCTCGGCCAGAAGTGGGCCGGCGGCCATGAACGGGTCCGAGATGACGACCGTCTTGGCGCCGATCATCTTGATGACGGCGGCGGTTTCCTCGGCCCAGCGCGCAAGATCGGTGCGCGGCGTGGGCTGGTGGAGCATGGTGAGGCTGGCGCCGCGCATCCAGATTCCCTGCCCGGCAGGCGCGATCTCGGCCGGAGCACCTGCCAGCACCGGGACGGCGTCACCGCGGTCGACGCCCGCGGCGGCCAGGCCACCCGCGATCCGACGGGCACGCTCATGCACCTCGCCCCAGGTGTGTCGGACGGGACAATTCGGCTCCCCGGTGACCAGGCCCCTCGAACTGGACCGGGCGGCGTCATACATGGTTTCCGTGAACTTACTCAAGGCCATTCCTTTGGCTCCGGCGCGGCGGCGCCGCGGTTGGCGTCCGGCCGTGCGCCTGGGTGTTCAATTGCGGACCCGCGCGCCCGGACGAAGCCATGCGTCGATGTTGCGGCGCCAAACTTTCATCGAAATTGGGAGTGCGCCCGCATTTCTGATGCTGGCGCGGTAGGAGTGCCGTCCGCCGGGAAATGAGGCGGACGATGAATGCAGCGATAGCGCGTGCCCTCTTCACGCACGCCACAGATGTTTCGTCGCTCCGATTGAAGCGCGGTCTCGAGCATTCAGACACACTGACGGTACATACGTGCGGGCTACCAGCCAGCGGGGCGCGCCGATGTTGCCGACGGGGGGCAGCGACCAAAGCCTGACCACCGGACTCCGTCAGGGGCAGCCGGGAAGAACAACCCTTTGACCGTCGAATTAACCGGGTGTCCGGTCACGTTACGGCGGGGATCTCTTCGATCGCCGCAGGACGTTTCCGGTGGCTGCGCAATCAACCGTGACAAACCATACCGCAGGGTCCTCGAAAAATTGCCGAATGCGGTAACCGTCCCGGGCTGCCACCCGGTGGTCACCGGAGGCGTAGCGTTGTGGGTACTGAGTTCATCAGTCTGTCGGAAAGCACGTTGGCAGTAAGCCGCGGAAACTTGGTGAGCGTCTGCTCGAGGCGCACGTCGCGGTGTCCACCCGTTTCGTTCCCGGACAGCACCGGAAATCGCTCATTCGCCCCCAATACGGAGGACTACCACAAGAACCGGTAATCAGCTGCGTCTGCCATCGGCGTTCCCCAGCTTTGGCGCATCGAACCACGGGGGCGTCGCCTGTCCATCAGGCGCTGGTCGGGGGTGGCTTGCCGCAGCGGTTGCACCGGTTCCGAGTTCTTCGTCGCCCATGCGCGCTGAGAACCCACATACAAGCTCGACGAAAGAGAGCAAACGATGGCGATTACCGACATTGCGGCCTTCGCTCACCTAACCGACGCCGACATCGAGAACCTGGCCATCGAGCTGGACGCGATCCGCCAGGACATTGAAGACTCCCTCGGCGAGCGCGACGCCCGCTACATCCGCCGCACCATCGCCGCGCAACGCGCCGTGGAGGTGGCCGGCCGGCTCATGCTGGCCGCGAGCGCGAAACGCTCTGCGTGGTGGGCGGGAACGGTGACCCTGGGCCTGGCCAAGATCATCGAGAACATGGAGATCGGCCACAACGTCATGCATGGCCAGTGGAACTGGATGAACGATCCCGAGATCCACTCCTCGACATGGGAGTGGGACATGAGTGCGGCATCAAAGCACTGGATTTCCTCCCACAACTTCCAGCACCACAAGTACACCAACATCCTCGGCATGGACGACGACGTCGGCTACTTCATCCTGCGAGTCACGCGCGACCAGCGCTGGGAGCGCTTCAACGTCGGCAACCTGCTGTTCAATGCCATCCTCGCGCTTGGGTTCGAGTGGGGAATTGGCTTGCAGACCGTCGATTTCGAGAAGATCGTGAAGGCTGGACCGGAGCGTGCCCTCACCCTTCAGCAGGCACGTGAGTTCTCAGCCAAGGCCGGAAGGCAGGTGGTCAAGGACTACATCGCGTTCCCGGCGCTGACCTCGCTGTCGCCGGCGGCGACCTACAAATCGACGCTGAAGGCCAACGCGGTGGCCAACGTGATCCGCAACATCTGGGCCAATGCGGTGATCTTCTGCGGGCATTTCCCTGATGGCGCAGATAAATTCACGAAGACCGACATGACCGGCGAGACCCGGGGCCAGTGGTATCTGCGCCAGATGCTGGGTAGCGCCAACTTTGCCGCCGGGCCGGCGATGCGGTTCATGAGCGGCAATCTGTGCCACCAGATCGAGCACCACCTCTACCCCGATCTGCCCAGTAACCGCCTGCACGAGGTCTCGATCCGGGTCAGGCAAATCTGCGACAAGTACGACCTGCCCTACACCACCGGTTCGTTCCTGATGCAGTACGGCAAGGCGTGGCGCACCATCGCCAAACTGTCGTTGCCGGACCGTCACCTGCGCGACACAGCCGACGACGCCCCGGAAACCCGCAGCGAGCGGATGTTCGCCGACTTGGAGCCAGGTTTCGGCGGCATTGACCCAAGGACAGGGCGCCGTCGCGGGCTCAAGTCAGCAATCGCCGCGATCGCAACCGGCGTCGCGAAGCCCGCCCGAAGTCGGCTTCGGTGATTCTGCCATCCGAAAGAAGTTGTGCCTCAGCGCTTTTCGTTGCGAAGTAGCGCATCGGTGGCCGCCGCGGTGCGACGGTCCGCCTTGACGTGCTTGTCGGCGCGCTTCTCCTTCAATGACTTTCCGGATTTCTTGCTCATGGTTCGTCGAGGAGACTTATCGGACATCGCTGGCCCCTTCGTCATGGGGGCCTGGTCGGTCCCGATTCTGCGACTGTACTCCACGGCGGGGATCCCCGGGCTTCGCTGGGTCCTTTGCGGGTGTATCCTCAAAGGAGTTGGAAATCCAGGCAGTCCGGGCTGAGTCAGTCATATGCCGCTGATCGCACCGAGCAACCGCTCATGCCGGGCACGCAGGTGGCCACATGTAGTTGGGATTACCTTGAGCGCCTTGGTCGACTTTCCATGTCTAACGGATTCCCCTGGTCGACAGGGTATTTCCGTTGCCACGAGTTTCGGCATTCTGGGTACGTATCCACCGACGGCATCCGGGCTGGCTACGTTCAGCGCCGCGCTGGCAAGCGGGTTGAGCGCCAATGGCGCCGAGGTCAGCGTCGTTCGAGTGTCCGACGGCCCGCCGTCGTCGAGCGCCCGCGTCGTCGGAGAGCTGGTCAACGGCTCAGCGGCATCCGTCGCAGCATGCGCGGAGTTGCTGAACCAGAGCGATGTCGCCGTCATCCAGCATGAGTACGGCATCTACGGAGGCGTCGACGGCGCCGAAGTCGTGGCCATCATCGACAGGCTGCGTGTCCCGTTGATCTTGGTCGCTCACGCTGTCCCCAAAGATCCTACACCGCAACAGCGGTCGCTTCTCGAGCTGCTCGCCGCCCGGGCGGACCAGGTGGTCGTGATGTCCGAGGCGGCCAGCCGACGGCTGCGCCGGGGCTTCGACATCGCACGCCACAAAATCGTCACCATCCCCTATGGCGCGACCGTCCCGACGAAGCCATCCTCCATGCGGAGCGGTCGACCCATCGTGTTGACCCCGGGCCTGCTGGGCCCAGGCATGGGCATCGAGCGGGTGATCGAGGCAATGGGGTCGCTCAATGATCTGCCCGGCCGGCCGCGGTATGTGGTTGCGGGCAGAACGGACCCTAATGTGCTGGCCGCCGACGGCGAGGCGTACCGGAATGCCCGGATAGATCAGGCGCTGCGCAGCGGTGTCGCGGATTCGGTGTGCTTTGACACGGATTGCCGCAACGTTTCGATGCTCACCGAACTCTTCCAGTCCGCGGCGGTCGTGGTATTGCCCTACGACTCGACCGATCAGGTCACCTGCAGTGCTCTGGTCGACGCCGTCGCGAGCGGCCGACCGGTCGTGGCTACCGCGTTCCCGCACGCCGTCGAGCTGCTCGCCGGTGGCGCCGGCATCGTCGTCGCGCATGACGATCCGGATGCGCTGGCTGGTGCCCTGCGCCGGGTGCTGACCGAGCCGCGCCTCGCCGGTGCGATGGCGGCCGAGGCCAGGAGTTTAGCGCCCGAGATGGCCTGGCCGAACGTCGCGCGCGCGTATCTGCGGCTGGCGCATCGGGTCCTCGCGCAGCGACGGGCACGGGCATGAGCAAGGGTGATACCCGCTCAGCCCCAGGACGTTTCGTGCGGATCCAACGGTGCCGATTGCTCCGGACTCCCAAGCCCCGAGGCGCATCTGCGCACGAGTTGGCGCAGGCCGCCCGCATTCATCGGTTCTGCTGAAGTGTGAACCTCACCCATGAGGCGGCGGGCGTCCTCCGTAGAGCTCGAAGGCGCTAGCACGAACAGCACCGCGTCGCGAGAATGCGTACCCATCAGATAGATGGTGTCGCTGGAAATCAGCCGGTAGGGATTGAGTGAAACCATCTCATTGTGGCGCCTAATCCGTGTAGGCGCGGGCAACCACACACTCGGGTCGTAAACGACCCGGCGCACTGTGCCGATCCATAGACCGAATACGGCAAGTAAGTCCGGTAGCTCTGAGCTCAGGTCCAAGCTCTTCGGCCACCACGCCCCGTCCACGGCGGCGCTTGTATCGTCGCGTCCACATAGCGCTAACCGGGTCATGTTTGACGGGGCAGCGGAAGGATGCGCCACGCGACGCTCCGATCTACCAATTTTGGCTATCACAGGACGGCCACCGAAGGGGCGGCACTGGACAAACCCACGATCTGTGCAGCATAGGCCGTGCCCGGCGGGACGACGTTCGACATCGGGGGCGGCGATGCAACAACCGAGGTCCTCAATCGGCGAGCGGCCGTGTCCGGTGCGGCGCGTGGAGGCCGCATCGACTGAGCCTTATTGATTCCCAGTGATTTCCGCGATGAGCCCCTGCACGGGTCTATACCGGGGCCTCCATTTCTTCCGGGCTGATCATGAGGCCCTCGACGGTCGAGCCATTGTTCGGGCTGGCCGCGGCCATCATGATGGTGTGCGCCTGGTCCGGGTCGGTGTGCGGGGAGACCACCAATAGGACGATTTTGTTGCGGTTGAGGCCGAGAACTTCGATGGTGTCGACCGGCTGGCGGCGGTATCCGTCGAGTCGTACCATGCGTCCCCCGGCCGCGAACTTGGCTGGCGGCTTTGCCCATTCGTTGACGTTGTAGATCACGCGGCCGATCGGCCCGAGTCGAACTGACAGCACTGCCAGCAGATCCGGTAGCTCCGCCGTCAGGTCATCACCGTGCGGCCACCAGGCGCCATCGACATACCCGCTTTGGGGCGCCTTGGGCTTTAGCCTCAGGCGCGGTGTGTGTTCCGGTGGGGTTTGCCGTCGCCCGGCATCCGTGTGGTCTTGTTTCAGCGTCATCGCGACGCTCCCGTCTTGACCGCGAGACCGGCCAATCAATCGAATCGGCGACGAGATGGCTTGAGTAGTCAGGTGCGAAGTATCGCCGATGGTTCCCACACTACTCGGGTGGTCCAGAACAGAACGACGGCGCGCTGGTCGCGACCAGCGGTCGGGCGTCTCAACGGATGGAAACGAGGTGGTCGATCGAATCCCGCGGTAGGTCGCCGTCGACGACGGCGGTCACCACCAGCTGGTTCAGCGTGATCGCGCCTCCGTGATTATCGAGAAACGCGGTGTCGGAGGCGTCGCGACCTGTGGCTATCCGCACCAGGGTCTGCCGCGGCGCTAGCAGCGTCGCATCGACCACCCGCCATTGCCCCTCGACAAAAGCCTCGGCCACGGCGTGAAAGTCCATCGGATGCACTCCCGGCGCGTACACCGATACCAGGCGG contains:
- a CDS encoding DUF5994 family protein, with the protein product MTRLALCGRDDTSAAVDGAWWPKSLDLSSELPDLLAVFGLWIGTVRRVVYDPSVWLPAPTRIRRHNEMVSLNPYRLISSDTIYLMGTHSRDAVLFVLAPSSSTEDARRLMGEVHTSAEPMNAGGLRQLVRRCASGLGSPEQSAPLDPHETSWG
- a CDS encoding DUF5994 family protein; this encodes MTLKQDHTDAGRRQTPPEHTPRLRLKPKAPQSGYVDGAWWPHGDDLTAELPDLLAVLSVRLGPIGRVIYNVNEWAKPPAKFAAGGRMVRLDGYRRQPVDTIEVLGLNRNKIVLLVVSPHTDPDQAHTIMMAAASPNNGSTVEGLMISPEEMEAPV
- a CDS encoding glycosyltransferase, whose product is MSVATSFGILGTYPPTASGLATFSAALASGLSANGAEVSVVRVSDGPPSSSARVVGELVNGSAASVAACAELLNQSDVAVIQHEYGIYGGVDGAEVVAIIDRLRVPLILVAHAVPKDPTPQQRSLLELLAARADQVVVMSEAASRRLRRGFDIARHKIVTIPYGATVPTKPSSMRSGRPIVLTPGLLGPGMGIERVIEAMGSLNDLPGRPRYVVAGRTDPNVLAADGEAYRNARIDQALRSGVADSVCFDTDCRNVSMLTELFQSAAVVVLPYDSTDQVTCSALVDAVASGRPVVATAFPHAVELLAGGAGIVVAHDDPDALAGALRRVLTEPRLAGAMAAEARSLAPEMAWPNVARAYLRLAHRVLAQRRARA